One genomic segment of Sminthopsis crassicaudata isolate SCR6 chromosome 4, ASM4859323v1, whole genome shotgun sequence includes these proteins:
- the LOC141539145 gene encoding keratin, type I cytoskeletal 10-like has protein sequence MSQRYNSSKQYSSSRSGGGGGGASSIRVSSSRGSVYGTGSIGGGFTSGGGSSYGSCSRGGFGSGSVRGFGRGTGGGSYVGSSFGNYGFGGGNYSEGSYGGGSFAGVLGGGFGGGDGGLLTGNEKVTMQNLNDRLASYLDKVRSLEESNSELEQKIKEWYEKNGNANQQEPHDYSHYYDQIKELKDQILNLSTDNANVLLQIDNARLAADDFRLKYENEVTLHQSVEADINGLRRVLDDLSLAKTDLEMQLENLNEELDFLKKNHEEEMKDLQNVSTGDVNVEINAAPGVDLTEYLNHMRSEYETMAEQNRKEAEAWFNEKSKELTTEIDTNVEQVSSYKSEITELKRNLQALEIELQSQMALKQSLEATLAETEGRYCVQLSQIQAQITALEEQLQQIRAETESQNSEYQVLLDIKTRLENEIQTYRSLLEEGGSSEVGGHRGSSGGGYSGSSSGGQGGGYGGSSSGSGGLKSSSSRGGSSGEQGGSTESGGESSSKNTSGTRF, from the exons ATGTCCCAGAGATATAATTCCAGCAAGCAATATTCTTCCTCCCgcagtggaggaggaggaggaggtgctTCTTCCATCAGAGTCTCAAGCAGTAGAGGCTCTGTCTATGGGACTGGCTCTATTGGTGGAGGATTTACCTCAGGTGGAGGTTCTAGCTATGGCAGCTGCTCAAGAGGGGGCTTTGGCAGTGGATCAGTAAGAGGCTTTGGAAGAGGCACTGGTGGTGGCAGCTATGTTGGGAGCAGCTTTGGTAATTATGGTTTTGGTGGAGGAAACTATAGTGAAGGAAGCTATGGTGGGGGAAGTTTTGCTGGAGTTCTTGGGGGAGGTTTTGGTGGAGGCGATGGAGGGCTCCTCACAGGCAATGAGAAGGTCACCATGCAGAACCTGAATGATCGCCTGGCCTCCTACCTGGACAAAGTGCGAAGTCTGGAAGAATCTAACTCTGAGCTAGAGCAAAAAATCAAGGAATGGTATGAGAAAAATGGCAATGCCAATCAGCAAGAACCTCATGACTACTCTCATTATTATGACCAAATCAAAGAACTAAAGGATCAG ATCCTGAATTTAAGTACTGACAATGCTAATGTGCTGCTGCAAATTGACAATGCCAGACTGGCTGCTGATGACTTCAGACTGAA ATATGAGAATGAAGTAACCCTGCATCAAAGTGTGGAGGCTGACATTAATGGCCTGCGCAGAGTCCTGGATGATCTGTCCTTGGCCAAGACTGACCTGGAGATGCAGCTTGAAAACTTGAATGAGGAACTGGACTTCCTGAAGAAGAACCATGAGGAG GAAATGAAAGATCTTCAGAATGTGTCCACAGGAGATGTGAATGTGGAAATTAATGCTGCTCCAGGAGTGGATCTTACTGAATATCTGAACCACATGAGAAGTGAATATGAGACTATGGCTGAACAAAACCGCAAAGAAGCTGAAGCCTGGTTcaatgaaaag AGCAAAGAGCTGACCACAGAGATTGATACCAATGTTGAACAAGTGTCCAGTTACAAATCTGAGATCACCGAATTGAAACGAAATCTTCAAGCTTTAGAGATTGAACTACAGTCACAAATGGCCCTG AAACAATCTCTGGAAGCAACTTTGGCAGAGACAGAAGGTCGTTATTGTGTACAGCTATCACAAATCCAGGCTCAAATCACTGCTCTGGAAGAGCAGTTACAGCAGATCAGAGCTGAAACAGAAAGCCAGAATTCAGAATACCAGGTGCTCCTCGACATTAAGACCCGCCTGGAGAATGAAATTCAGACCTACCGCAGCCTGCTAGAGGAAGGAGG CTCATCCGAAGTTGGGGGCCATAGAGGAAGCTCTGGAGGTGGATATAGTGGAAGTTCCAGTGGTGGCCAAGGGGGTGGATATGGAGGAAGTTCTAGTGGCAGTGGAGGACTCAAAAGTTCTAGTTCCAGAGGAGGTTCAAGTGGAGAACAAGGAGGAAGCACTGAATCTGGTGGAGAATCTTCATCTAAAAACACATCTGGAACAAG ATTCTAA